The following proteins are co-located in the Leptospira weilii genome:
- a CDS encoding FkbM family methyltransferase produces the protein MITDKLLKTNPLIIADVGASGGIHPRWEKFTSFYKGILFEPDPREYEQLVKQKDTRILVIGTALSDSKQEISFNLCKRQQVSSAYLPNLKFLKAFPDAERYDVERAIKIKTDCIDSLLKDKEVKYIDFLKVDTQGLELSILKGASHYLNDTIGLQIEIEFVPMYLNQPLFPEVDEYIRTQGFTLFDLQRYYWKRKNSFATGIDKGQLIFCDTLYFKTPESILSAANLSNEKLVRTICIYLVYGYTDLAQVLFNEGDFKKRFDNATYNLINKLIAKQKKWQIIPRFRGKGRLRNILQKITNIFEEHEWYSGSDKNLGNL, from the coding sequence ATGATAACTGATAAATTATTAAAAACCAACCCTCTAATAATAGCGGATGTTGGAGCAAGTGGGGGGATACATCCCAGATGGGAAAAGTTTACTTCTTTTTACAAAGGGATACTTTTTGAACCAGATCCTAGAGAATATGAGCAATTAGTAAAGCAAAAAGATACTAGGATATTAGTGATTGGTACTGCGCTCTCGGATTCAAAACAGGAAATTTCATTTAATTTATGTAAAAGACAACAAGTTTCTTCTGCTTACTTGCCAAATCTAAAGTTTTTAAAAGCATTTCCTGATGCAGAAAGATACGATGTAGAAAGGGCGATTAAGATTAAAACAGATTGTATTGATTCTCTTTTAAAGGATAAAGAAGTTAAGTATATAGATTTTTTAAAAGTTGATACTCAAGGATTAGAATTATCTATTTTGAAAGGTGCTTCTCATTATTTAAATGATACAATTGGTTTACAGATTGAAATAGAATTTGTTCCAATGTATTTGAATCAACCATTGTTTCCTGAGGTTGACGAGTATATTCGAACACAAGGATTTACTCTTTTTGATTTGCAACGTTATTATTGGAAACGTAAGAATAGCTTTGCCACAGGAATTGACAAAGGGCAATTAATTTTTTGCGACACCCTTTATTTTAAAACTCCTGAATCTATTTTATCAGCTGCAAATTTAAGTAATGAGAAATTGGTTCGGACAATTTGTATCTATCTTGTTTATGGTTATACTGATTTAGCTCAGGTTTTATTCAATGAAGGTGACTTTAAAAAGAGATTTGATAATGCTACTTATAATTTGATTAATAAATTAATTGCAAAGCAGAAAAAGTGGCAAATTATTCCTAGGTTTCGTGGAAAAGGACGTTTACGTAATATTTTACAAAAAATTACAAATATTTTTGAAGAACATGAATGGTATTCAGGTTCAGATAAAAATTTAGGAAATCTGTAA
- a CDS encoding inositol monophosphatase family protein: MNIKSKIQFLRFAQEIASEVGQTLQKKNPSSLRIHASEIHDVKIEADLKAERKIIQYLSKNSQLPILSEESGEIKNASSSQTDSELRWIVDPLDGSLNYTKGIPMCGVSIGLWDAEIPILGVVYDIFRGDLYSGIVGDASWKNRRKIRVSQVRAEFDSVLCTGIPVKNNFSTKTLNSFVSEFQKYKKVRLLGSASLSLCMVASGAAEIYKETNIQIWDVGGGIPVVLGAGGNVTFYKTLVSQYTYDVRATNGSL, encoded by the coding sequence ATGAATATAAAATCGAAGATACAGTTTTTACGGTTCGCACAAGAAATTGCTTCCGAAGTGGGGCAAACATTGCAAAAAAAAAATCCCTCTTCGTTGCGTATTCATGCTTCTGAAATTCATGACGTAAAGATTGAAGCGGATTTAAAAGCGGAACGTAAAATCATTCAATATCTTTCTAAAAATTCTCAGCTTCCAATTCTAAGCGAAGAGTCAGGAGAAATTAAAAATGCATCTTCCTCTCAAACGGATTCCGAGCTGCGATGGATTGTAGATCCTCTAGATGGAAGTTTGAATTATACAAAAGGAATTCCAATGTGTGGGGTTTCGATTGGGCTTTGGGATGCAGAAATTCCTATTTTAGGTGTTGTTTACGATATTTTTAGAGGTGATTTGTATTCCGGAATTGTCGGTGACGCTTCTTGGAAAAATCGGAGAAAAATTAGAGTTAGCCAGGTTCGTGCAGAATTCGATTCGGTTTTGTGTACTGGTATACCCGTTAAAAATAACTTTTCAACAAAAACTTTAAACTCTTTTGTTTCCGAGTTTCAGAAATACAAAAAAGTACGATTGCTTGGTTCTGCTTCTTTATCTCTTTGTATGGTTGCATCCGGAGCTGCGGAAATTTATAAGGAAACCAATATTCAGATTTGGGATGTGGGTGGAGGGATTCCAGTTGTCTTAGGAGCTGGCGGAAATGTCACTTTTTATAAAACTTTGGTTTCGCAATATACATACGATGTTCGGGCGACAAATGGAAGTCTATGA
- a CDS encoding Gfo/Idh/MocA family protein, translating to MKKLKVGITGYGVVGKRRHQYIKQNPNLMVTAICDKSLQDGRNAFENLNVYQKFQDLIQKEELDILFVCLTNDVAAEATILGLKKGLHVFCEKPPGRNVQEISEVREVERQFPSLKLKYGFNHRYHDSIREALKIVASGKMGKVINIRGIYGKSAIVNVADGWRANREIAGGGILLDQGIHMVDLIRLFAGEMSEIKSYVSNSYWNLDVEDNAFALMKSESGVIVQFQSTATEWRHRFNLQINMGEGSLVLSGILSGSKSYGQETLTIYPKDLESGGNPRMETINYLEDNSWRDEINEFTDHILKDESIRTGSSLDAYQTMKLVYQIYHADPVWRERYQIEF from the coding sequence ATGAAGAAGCTTAAAGTTGGTATTACAGGATATGGGGTCGTAGGAAAACGCAGGCACCAATATATAAAACAAAATCCTAATTTAATGGTTACTGCAATTTGTGATAAGAGTTTACAGGACGGAAGAAACGCATTTGAGAATTTAAATGTTTATCAAAAATTTCAAGATTTAATTCAAAAAGAAGAATTGGATATACTGTTTGTCTGTTTGACCAACGATGTGGCGGCCGAGGCTACGATTCTTGGCTTAAAAAAAGGACTACATGTTTTTTGTGAAAAACCACCCGGTAGAAATGTTCAAGAAATAAGTGAAGTTCGTGAAGTTGAAAGACAATTCCCGTCTCTAAAATTAAAATACGGATTCAATCACAGGTATCATGATTCCATTCGAGAGGCTTTAAAAATTGTAGCTTCCGGTAAGATGGGAAAAGTTATTAACATTCGAGGAATTTACGGAAAGTCTGCTATTGTAAATGTTGCAGATGGATGGAGGGCCAACCGTGAAATTGCGGGTGGTGGAATTCTTTTGGACCAAGGAATTCATATGGTGGATTTGATTCGTCTTTTTGCAGGGGAAATGAGCGAAATCAAAAGTTATGTTTCCAATAGTTATTGGAATTTAGATGTAGAAGATAATGCGTTTGCTTTGATGAAGTCTGAATCTGGAGTGATTGTTCAGTTTCAATCTACGGCAACCGAATGGCGACATAGATTTAATCTACAGATTAATATGGGAGAAGGTAGTCTTGTGCTTTCGGGAATTCTTTCCGGTTCGAAATCGTATGGGCAAGAGACGTTAACCATTTATCCTAAGGATTTGGAGTCAGGTGGAAATCCAAGAATGGAAACGATTAATTATTTGGAAGATAATTCTTGGAGAGATGAAATCAACGAATTCACAGATCATATCTTAAAAGACGAGTCGATACGAACCGGTTCCAGTTTGGATGCGTATCAAACTATGAAACTAGTATATCAAATTTACCATGCAGATCCTGTTTGGAGAGAAAGGTATCAAATCGAATTTTAA
- the kdsB gene encoding 3-deoxy-manno-octulosonate cytidylyltransferase: MKTIAVLPARMASSRFPDKPLVKISGLEMIEHVRRRVEMSSSVDEVVVATCDEIIKQRVESFGGKAVMTSDVHRGCIDRVAEAALYVKGDIVIVVQGDEPLILPAMLDDLVKPMLNDSSIYCTNLVTKIVDEEEFQSPNAPKVVVDKNWDLLYASREPIPSRKKYPNEDYLKLKQLGVIAFRNDFLQTFAALAPTPLEIIESVDMNRAVEHGYKVRMVLTEGIMIGVDVPGDVSRVESVFKTDLLLSKYLSSV, translated from the coding sequence ATGAAAACGATTGCTGTTTTGCCGGCGAGAATGGCATCTTCCAGGTTTCCAGATAAACCGTTGGTCAAGATCTCTGGATTAGAAATGATAGAACACGTCAGACGTAGGGTAGAAATGTCTTCTTCCGTTGATGAGGTAGTTGTAGCTACCTGCGACGAAATTATCAAACAAAGAGTAGAATCTTTTGGCGGAAAAGCTGTGATGACTTCGGATGTTCATAGGGGTTGTATTGACCGGGTTGCAGAGGCAGCTCTCTACGTAAAAGGAGATATCGTTATCGTCGTCCAAGGAGACGAGCCCTTGATTTTACCAGCGATGCTGGATGATTTAGTCAAACCGATGTTAAACGACTCTTCAATTTATTGTACAAATTTAGTTACAAAAATTGTAGATGAAGAAGAGTTTCAAAGTCCGAATGCTCCTAAAGTCGTAGTGGATAAAAATTGGGATCTACTTTACGCTTCGAGAGAACCGATTCCGTCTAGAAAAAAATATCCGAATGAGGATTATTTAAAGCTCAAGCAACTAGGAGTGATTGCGTTTCGAAATGATTTTTTGCAAACGTTTGCCGCCCTTGCGCCAACACCTCTGGAAATTATTGAATCTGTAGATATGAATCGTGCGGTAGAACATGGCTATAAGGTGAGAATGGTTCTTACTGAAGGAATTATGATTGGAGTGGATGTTCCAGGAGACGTTTCCAGAGTAGAGTCTGTCTTTAAAACGGACTTGTTGCTATCGAAGTATTTATCATCAGTATGA
- a CDS encoding HpcH/HpaI aldolase family protein — translation MNSVKEKLKSGKFTVGSWMQIPNTSIAEILGSAGFDWITLDLEHGAFSLNLLPDLFRAISKNGALPFARVAQNHPKDIKQALDAGARGIIVPMIETAEQVQDFLKWSSYPPNGTRGVGYSNANLFGKYFDSYSKEINSNLIRVIQIENIKAIQQIDSILSVKGIDVMMIGPYDLSGSMGLTGQFEHPDFLHAIGELHKAAERNGIPLGTHVIQADFQKVKDEIRSGKKFIVYSTDAIMLNTQASLNFEELK, via the coding sequence ATGAATTCCGTAAAAGAGAAACTAAAGTCCGGAAAGTTTACAGTTGGATCCTGGATGCAAATTCCAAATACTTCGATCGCGGAAATTTTAGGAAGCGCCGGTTTTGATTGGATTACTTTGGATTTAGAACACGGTGCTTTTAGTTTAAATCTTCTCCCGGATCTTTTTAGAGCCATCAGTAAGAACGGAGCTTTACCTTTTGCAAGGGTAGCTCAAAACCATCCGAAAGATATCAAACAAGCTTTAGACGCAGGGGCTAGAGGGATTATCGTTCCTATGATCGAAACTGCTGAACAGGTGCAGGATTTTCTAAAATGGAGTAGTTATCCTCCGAATGGAACAAGGGGAGTGGGTTATTCGAATGCGAATTTGTTCGGAAAATACTTTGACTCTTATTCGAAAGAGATCAATTCGAACTTAATACGCGTCATTCAAATCGAAAATATCAAAGCGATCCAACAAATTGATTCGATACTTTCCGTAAAAGGAATCGATGTCATGATGATCGGTCCCTACGATTTGTCCGGTTCAATGGGATTGACAGGCCAATTTGAACATCCTGATTTTTTACACGCAATTGGAGAACTTCATAAGGCAGCAGAACGGAATGGAATTCCTCTTGGCACGCATGTGATCCAGGCGGACTTTCAAAAAGTAAAAGATGAAATTCGAAGTGGCAAAAAGTTTATAGTGTATTCGACCGACGCGATTATGTTAAATACGCAAGCTAGTTTGAATTTTGAAGAATTAAAATAG
- a CDS encoding SIS domain-containing protein, with translation MNLLEKAKAFSKSFQQESIEAIQNLDLDAIAQVAVTLYEAKENAKNIFFFGNGGSHGIASHLACDFGKGTKNSVRKDQKYYKVFGLDNAAWLTAQANDGKEPFILGNYPGTYTHGYDGVFVGQMENFINSGDIAFGISSSGNSPNVINALLFAKEKGAKTIAMVGFDGGQALKIADMVLFIPSEKGKYGIVEGVHEVIHHLLYEFAVLLEK, from the coding sequence ATGAATCTATTAGAAAAGGCTAAAGCTTTCTCCAAATCGTTTCAACAAGAATCCATCGAAGCGATTCAAAATTTGGATTTAGATGCGATTGCACAGGTTGCGGTTACTTTGTATGAGGCAAAAGAAAACGCTAAGAACATATTTTTCTTCGGCAATGGAGGAAGTCATGGGATTGCGTCTCATTTAGCCTGTGATTTTGGCAAAGGAACTAAAAACTCCGTACGTAAAGATCAGAAATACTATAAAGTTTTTGGATTGGATAACGCTGCGTGGTTGACCGCACAAGCAAATGACGGCAAGGAACCATTTATTCTTGGAAATTATCCAGGAACTTATACGCACGGATATGACGGAGTTTTTGTTGGACAAATGGAAAACTTTATCAATTCCGGGGACATCGCATTCGGCATTTCCAGCTCTGGGAATAGTCCCAATGTGATTAATGCATTGTTATTCGCTAAAGAAAAAGGAGCAAAAACCATCGCAATGGTCGGATTTGACGGGGGGCAGGCTTTAAAAATCGCCGATATGGTCTTATTTATCCCTTCTGAAAAAGGGAAGTATGGAATCGTGGAAGGAGTTCATGAAGTCATTCATCATTTGCTCTATGAATTCGCCGTTCTATTAGAAAAATAA
- a CDS encoding FkbM family methyltransferase, with protein sequence MKRIVKNYIIKVASFIIFLLRKASIGRFILEVVIHNLMNHVIEVDHKGKMFFTAPNDLNRFRATTFSIKEPDTLEWIDQIAESAVFWDIGANVGLYSIYAAKQKNAKVFSFEPSVFNLELLARNTFLNRVSDQVVIVPLPLSDRLSINKLQMTSMEWGGALSSFGELFGHDGKPLDRVFEYALIGLSMENAIHELSIPAPDYIKIDVDGIEHIILKGGKKILKKVKEILVEVNEDFNEQYEMSRTILETAGFVLKNKKGSAVSNTGSFQNTYNQIWFEDIECHRVFCFSS encoded by the coding sequence ATGAAAAGGATTGTCAAAAATTATATTATTAAAGTAGCTTCTTTTATTATTTTCCTCTTGAGAAAAGCATCAATTGGAAGATTTATTTTGGAAGTTGTCATCCATAATTTGATGAATCATGTGATCGAAGTAGATCACAAAGGAAAGATGTTCTTTACTGCACCGAATGACCTGAATCGATTTAGGGCAACGACGTTTTCCATTAAGGAGCCAGATACGTTGGAGTGGATTGATCAAATTGCGGAAAGCGCTGTGTTTTGGGATATAGGAGCAAATGTCGGTTTATATTCCATCTATGCAGCAAAACAAAAAAATGCAAAGGTTTTCTCCTTCGAACCTTCCGTTTTTAACTTAGAACTGCTTGCAAGGAACACCTTTTTAAATCGTGTCTCGGATCAAGTCGTTATCGTTCCTTTGCCTTTGTCAGATCGACTTTCAATCAATAAGCTACAGATGACAAGTATGGAATGGGGAGGCGCTCTTTCTTCTTTCGGAGAATTGTTTGGTCATGACGGTAAGCCTTTGGACCGAGTTTTCGAATACGCTTTGATTGGCCTATCGATGGAGAATGCAATTCACGAATTGAGTATTCCCGCGCCTGATTATATCAAAATAGATGTGGACGGAATCGAGCATATTATCTTGAAAGGCGGAAAGAAAATTCTCAAGAAAGTCAAAGAAATCCTCGTCGAGGTCAACGAGGATTTTAATGAACAATATGAAATGAGTCGAACCATCTTAGAAACAGCAGGTTTCGTTTTAAAAAATAAAAAAGGTTCCGCAGTTTCGAATACAGGTTCATTTCAAAATACGTACAATCAAATTTGGTTCGAAGACATTGAGTGTCACCGCGTATTTTGTTTTAGCAGTTAA
- the pgl gene encoding 6-phosphogluconolactonase — MQIVEFSNEKEFLTHCLNRIKEISEERIRIKNAFHVVLTGGETAQLLYGELKHLKTDWSKWFFYFGDERCVPENHVDLNSLMVQKNLFEFLPVNEKQIFMIPGYLGAKKGALEYSKSIQLIPSFDLVLLGLGEDGHIASLFPGMDLSEEKDTIEIYDSPKSPKERISLSLRKINSSDCILIIAKGRKKKEIIERIKMGETLPVTSLFPKKSIELCYFYD, encoded by the coding sequence ATGCAAATAGTTGAATTTTCTAATGAAAAGGAATTTCTTACTCATTGTTTGAATAGGATAAAAGAAATTTCAGAGGAACGGATTCGGATCAAAAATGCTTTCCATGTTGTGCTCACAGGAGGGGAAACTGCTCAGTTACTTTACGGAGAATTAAAACATTTGAAAACAGATTGGTCAAAGTGGTTTTTTTATTTCGGAGATGAGCGATGTGTGCCGGAAAACCACGTCGATTTGAATAGTCTAATGGTTCAAAAAAATCTGTTCGAATTTCTGCCTGTGAATGAGAAACAAATCTTTATGATTCCGGGTTATCTTGGAGCAAAAAAAGGTGCTTTGGAATATTCAAAATCTATTCAATTAATTCCTTCTTTTGATTTGGTCCTTTTGGGTTTAGGTGAGGATGGTCACATTGCGAGTTTATTTCCAGGTATGGATTTGTCTGAAGAAAAAGATACAATTGAAATTTACGATTCTCCTAAATCTCCAAAAGAAAGAATCAGTTTATCTTTAAGAAAAATTAATTCATCAGATTGTATTTTAATTATCGCAAAAGGAAGAAAGAAAAAGGAAATTATTGAAAGAATAAAGATGGGCGAAACTTTACCAGTCACTTCTCTTTTTCCTAAAAAGTCAATTGAACTCTGTTATTTTTACGACTGA
- a CDS encoding LIC12162 family transferase, with amino-acid sequence MKESSRLLVLTGHPDLWPKAENEEKNALYLGPWCFSRNQFRKFFEQDDFKMASSPYKDWKDVELHWIYISKLHDRIIKALSKYLNDFCGLQESEKFWRIRVSYWLVHWLCSYYDRYLNIKSIKKEGPLTVSIVMTDHSKVDFRPKSCEDSLEQLKEHEYNLIIYSELLNFLKPPSIVLKKESVELFRVFRKQKQTLKSKIHFFLNYQFFLVFFGLFFGECKGVSFFYKIRLSLKSFSIQRFWSVILRKIKIRKKEFNSINTHKRINFSDYFVSNNEFENCVSENIIKHIPELVFTKEPSFAEEGIWIGFDIYNSKKADLISRYTSGKNGKWYSVQHGGGYEQYLVFPHEKIEYESSDGFISWGWASKNSSKLTFLPSPHLVNLRKMNVDYRQKKQILYISTEHFAYFLRLHSTLRPELQFSYLKEQANFIANLSEEVSKDFVFRASIQFGWNNLEYLKREDSLPKTISSINEDIFSRILKARLVVVDHLATSYMESFALNIPTILYFKEEMFGYSAKFKPYLMSLKEVGIYHEDSFSAVRFLNENYHKIEDWWASEEVQNRIQDFLSEYGRVNENWFVAWKSFSDQLLHPAF; translated from the coding sequence ATGAAAGAAAGTTCCCGTTTACTAGTTCTTACCGGACATCCTGATCTTTGGCCGAAAGCCGAGAATGAGGAAAAAAATGCCTTATATTTGGGTCCTTGGTGTTTTAGTCGTAATCAATTTCGTAAATTTTTTGAACAAGATGATTTTAAAATGGCTTCTTCGCCTTATAAAGATTGGAAGGATGTTGAGCTACATTGGATTTATATATCTAAGTTACATGATAGAATCATTAAAGCTCTAAGCAAGTATCTGAACGATTTTTGTGGCTTGCAAGAGTCTGAAAAGTTTTGGAGAATTCGAGTTTCCTATTGGCTTGTTCATTGGTTATGCTCTTATTATGATCGTTATTTGAATATAAAAAGTATAAAGAAAGAGGGCCCTTTAACTGTTTCTATTGTGATGACTGATCACAGCAAGGTTGATTTTCGTCCGAAAAGCTGTGAAGATTCTTTAGAACAACTAAAAGAGCATGAATATAATTTAATTATTTATTCAGAATTACTGAACTTTTTAAAACCTCCTTCGATCGTTCTTAAAAAAGAAAGTGTCGAACTTTTCCGAGTTTTTCGAAAGCAAAAGCAAACTCTAAAATCTAAAATACATTTTTTTTTGAATTATCAATTTTTTTTGGTTTTTTTTGGTCTTTTTTTTGGGGAATGTAAAGGAGTATCTTTTTTTTATAAAATTAGACTTTCACTTAAAAGCTTTTCGATTCAGAGATTCTGGTCTGTTATATTGAGGAAAATAAAAATACGGAAAAAAGAATTTAACTCTATTAATACTCATAAAAGAATTAATTTCTCTGATTATTTTGTTTCTAATAACGAATTCGAAAATTGCGTTTCTGAGAACATAATCAAACATATACCAGAATTAGTATTTACGAAAGAACCTTCCTTTGCGGAAGAAGGTATATGGATTGGATTTGATATATACAATTCTAAAAAAGCAGATTTAATTTCTAGATATACCTCTGGTAAAAATGGAAAATGGTATTCGGTTCAACATGGCGGAGGGTATGAGCAATATTTAGTTTTTCCTCATGAGAAGATTGAGTATGAATCCAGTGATGGGTTTATTTCGTGGGGCTGGGCTTCTAAGAATTCAAGCAAACTTACATTTTTGCCATCACCTCATTTAGTAAATCTTAGAAAAATGAATGTCGATTATAGACAAAAAAAACAGATTTTATATATTTCTACAGAACATTTTGCATATTTTCTTCGTTTGCATAGTACACTTAGACCAGAATTACAGTTCTCTTATCTAAAAGAGCAAGCTAACTTTATTGCGAATTTATCCGAAGAAGTAAGTAAAGATTTTGTATTTCGTGCATCAATCCAATTTGGATGGAACAATTTAGAATATTTAAAGAGAGAGGATAGTTTACCTAAAACTATTTCTTCTATAAATGAAGATATTTTTTCTCGAATTCTTAAAGCAAGGTTGGTTGTGGTTGACCATCTTGCGACTTCCTATATGGAGTCTTTTGCCTTAAATATACCAACTATTTTATATTTTAAAGAAGAAATGTTTGGGTATTCCGCTAAATTTAAACCTTATTTAATGAGTTTAAAAGAAGTCGGCATTTATCACGAGGATTCTTTTTCTGCTGTCCGATTTTTAAATGAAAATTATCATAAAATTGAGGATTGGTGGGCTTCTGAAGAAGTTCAAAATAGAATACAAGATTTCCTATCTGAATACGGTAGAGTTAATGAAAATTGGTTTGTTGCTTGGAAATCATTTAGTGATCAGTTGCTTCACCCCGCTTTTTAG
- a CDS encoding putative sugar O-methyltransferase, with product MLGELEKAPDIYKPTNYWYLHQQVFIKELNKIGLKDFRKRKYSILETFGATDLDFKYGQIDLKSNKYFNNRYVRALPFWDSVISFLNKKLNQYFPIIPPYNINFMELKEILYERVNLLAKASKAKPLSSFSASLIGNPEDAFIVDGKNYTLTILYYYLRYLFCQKNLDFSKVKVITELGCGSGKQVEVLKKLYPDIIFLLFDIPPQLYVSESYLSSVFPKDVVTFKETLDMETIDFSKKGKIYFFGNWKFPILKNMKIDLFWNAASFQEMEPDVVSNYLSIVNESAKAIFLQQTMEGKEEAVKKGEHGVLKATTLKDYQNNLKKFKLVKIEKSLTPFGTLTGYSDSFWKRK from the coding sequence ATGTTAGGAGAGTTAGAAAAAGCTCCTGATATTTATAAACCGACTAATTATTGGTATTTACATCAGCAAGTTTTTATCAAAGAACTGAACAAAATTGGCCTGAAAGATTTTCGTAAAAGAAAATACTCAATTTTAGAAACATTTGGAGCAACGGATTTAGATTTTAAATATGGCCAAATTGATCTAAAAAGTAATAAATATTTTAATAATCGGTATGTGAGAGCTCTTCCTTTTTGGGATTCAGTTATTTCTTTTTTAAATAAGAAACTCAATCAGTATTTTCCGATCATACCGCCCTATAATATTAACTTTATGGAATTAAAGGAGATTTTATATGAGAGAGTGAATTTACTCGCAAAAGCTTCAAAAGCGAAACCTCTCAGTTCTTTCTCAGCTTCTTTAATTGGAAATCCGGAAGATGCATTTATCGTAGATGGCAAAAATTATACTTTAACTATTTTATATTATTATCTTCGTTATTTATTTTGTCAGAAAAATCTGGACTTCTCAAAAGTTAAAGTTATTACAGAATTAGGGTGTGGGTCGGGTAAACAAGTTGAGGTTTTGAAAAAGTTATATCCGGATATTATTTTTTTATTATTTGATATTCCACCGCAGCTTTATGTTTCAGAAAGTTATCTGTCTTCTGTTTTTCCTAAGGATGTGGTGACTTTTAAAGAAACGTTGGATATGGAAACAATTGATTTTTCGAAAAAAGGAAAGATTTATTTTTTTGGGAATTGGAAATTCCCAATTTTAAAAAATATGAAAATCGATTTGTTTTGGAACGCCGCGAGTTTTCAAGAAATGGAACCTGATGTTGTTTCCAACTATCTTAGCATTGTAAACGAATCTGCTAAGGCTATTTTTTTACAGCAGACAATGGAAGGCAAGGAGGAGGCCGTAAAAAAGGGTGAACACGGGGTCTTGAAAGCAACCACTTTAAAAGATTATCAAAATAATTTGAAAAAATTCAAACTTGTAAAAATCGAAAAATCACTTACCCCATTTGGAACGTTAACTGGGTACAGTGATTCCTTTTGGAAACGCAAATAA